Proteins found in one Sorghum bicolor cultivar BTx623 chromosome 1, Sorghum_bicolor_NCBIv3, whole genome shotgun sequence genomic segment:
- the LOC110431662 gene encoding uncharacterized protein LOC110431662: MSAAMSAAAASAAASPPKWVMLERFVFRMDEAFPDEDKLPIRASGITRWEAPFDIAFELAEPPAISRLYARLPGFPDPLKQVPLAILASHQHLVLFRVCIEDDTFDLRQELFIYSASDADDPSKLKALPACMDYPLHGGGRGGRRRRRRRPPPNKEQRPRLMAVRSMGILCRDQQEFVVAELRLFRPGRCPDPKVCAPEVFADIFWLHKLAVPTGAIEGKWNSCRVPIRSFCKKPDGNGILGFENPDPDDTWQLCIWQTDTVIPVGRWLCWIDYYRGILFCDVFGDPTPTVSFLRFPLDEFPIRGKPSSWLYRGASDVGGRKLKFVDIARHDGVGYGALKTSVGGFTITCHTLSLESMEWKKDYTVTSKELWSANAPKDLPRHILMFPQVDIYRPHVVHFLCCDYEYVMMKMWVVTIDMSTRIVESCSQYLNGLADLHTDKIELTQVKSAFPLPFLSSEFSKFLSSARPWAPAARVLTRASVTAPSAASFKTHGLVDVLVCSGRPCTPALRVLTRGLFAAPSSASFTPRGLVEVL; encoded by the exons ATGTCCGCGGCCATgtctgccgccgccgcctctgccGCCGCCTCCCCCCCCAAGTGGGTGATGCTGGAGCGCTTCGTCTTCCGCATGGACGAGGCCTTCCCGGACGAGGACAAGTTGCCCATCAGGGCTTCCGGCATCACCCGGTGGGAGGCCCCCTTCGACATCGCCTTCGAGCTCGCCGAGCCCCCGGCGATCTCCCGCCTCTACGCGCGGCTGCCGGGCTTTCCGGATCCCTTAAAACAGGTGCCCTTAGCCATCCTGGCGAGCCACCAACATCTCGTCCTGTTTCGCGTCTGTATCGAGGACGATACATTTGATTTGCGGCAGGAGCTCTTCATCTACAGCGCCTCAGATGCCGACGACCCTTCCAAACTCAAAGCACTGCCCGCTTGCATGGATTATCCCCTCCATGGTGGTGGTCGTGgtggtcgccgtcgccgtcgccgtcgccctcCTCCTAACAAGGAGCAGCGACCGCGTCTGATGGCGGTCAGATCCATGGGCATCTTGTGCCGAGACCAACAGGAGTTCGTGGTAGCAGAACTACGACTTTTCAGGCCTGGCCGCTGCCCTGACCCTAAGGTCTGTGCCCCTGAGGTCTTTGCTGACATCTTTTGGCTGCACAAACTAGCTGTACCCACTGGTGCCATCGAGGGCAAATGGAACTCCTGCCGCGTACCAATCCGCAGCTTCTGCAAGAAGCCCGATGGTAATGGAATCCTTGGCTTCGAGAACCCCGACCCTGATGATACCTGGCAACTCTGCATCTGGCAGACCGACACTGTCATTCCTGTTGGCCGCTGGCTGTGCTGGATCGACTACTACCGTGGCATCCTCTTCTGCGATGTGTTCGGAGATCCCACCCCTACTGTTTCCTTCCTCCGCTTCCCTCTTGACGAGTTTCCTATCCGGGGCAAACCATCCAGCTGGCTGTATCGTGGCGCGTCCGACGTCGGTGGCAGAAAGCTCAAGTTTGTTGACATCGCCCGCCATGATGGCGTTGGCTATGGGGCACTCAAAACCAGTGTTGGTGGCTTCACCATCACCTGCCACACCCTCTCCTTAGAATCCATGGAGTGGAAGAAGGACTACACGGTCACCTCCAAGGAGCTGTGGTCTGCAAACGCCCCAAAGGACCTCCCTCGCCACATTCTCATGTTCCCTCAGGTGGACATCTACAGGCCACATGTGGTGCACTTCCTTTGCTGCGACTATGAGTacgtgatgatgaagatgtggGTGGTCACCATTGACATGAGCACCAGGATCGTGGAGTCATGTTCTCAGTATCTCAATGGGTTGGCGGACCTTCACACTGACAAGATTGAGTTGACCCAAGTAAAGTCTGCCTTTCCCTTGCCATTCCTTTCATCTGAGTTCTCCAAGTTCCTCTCAAG TGCCAGACCCTGGGCACCTGCTGCACGGGTCCTTACTAGAGCTTCCGTCACAGCACCCTCTGCAGCAAGCTTCAAGACACATGGTCTGGTGGACGTCCTTGTATGCAGTGGCAGACCCTGTACACCTGCCCTACGGGTGCTTACTAGAGGTTTGTTCGCAGCACCCTCTTCAGCAAGCTTCACGCCACGGGGTCTGGTGGAGGTCCTGTGA